In Tsukamurella tyrosinosolvens, the genomic window ACGCGCGAGGTGACACCCTCACCGCAGAGAACCACCGAGCCACCGCGATGTTCGCCCACGAGGCCGAGCGCCGCGCCGCCAAGCACCTCGACGTACAGCCGCTGCAGGGCGAGACCCAGTTCACCGGCGCCGCCGTTGGCGCCGACCCGAACTACAACCCGTTCGCGGGGCACCCCAGCGCGCCCAGGAACCCCGACGACGACGGTGGCGGTGGAGGCGCGGCGGCCGATGGTCATGCCGGTGCGGGCTACAGCCCCACCCCGCACCCGGCAGCGGAGCAGGTCATCGAGTACGCCGACGACGAGACCGGCACCATCCCGGAGGCCGTCGTCGTCACGCACACCGACCGGCACGAGAAGCGTGCGGGCTCGGCCGAGGCGGGCTACGTGCACACCTACCCGAACGTCGCCTTCGAGAAGATGCCGATGCCGGGCAACGACGAGCTGATCGAGTACCCGTACCCGCCGATGCCCGAGTACGTCCAGCCGCCCGTCGGAGCGAAGACGTCCAAGTGCGACGTGCTCCCGCCGATCGTGAACCGGGCCTCCCACCCGTACGTCGACAAGGAGTGGATCTTTTACGCGACCCCCGGCTTGAGCCAGGTCGCGGCGGCCGCCGATTCTCGCGGGATCTCGCGCTTCGGCCTGCTCGGATCGCTGCTCCCTCGTGTCGTCGCCCTCATCCCGCCGACCGTGCGCCTGGTGCCGCCGGACGGCCAGGTGCCCGAGGGCAACGAGCCGACTGGCGCCGGCACGTCGGTGAACCTCTACAGCGTGCTGGTGGGGCCGCCGTCCTCGGGCAAGTCGGTGACGCTCGGCGCGGCGGACGCGCTCGTGCCCGGGGTCAACATGGTCCCGCCGGGTACCGGCGAGGGGATCCTCAAGATGTTCCCGCGCGCCTCGAACAGTTCGGCCGCCCCCGGGCAGGCAGGCGACGACGTTTCGGACGGCCTCTCGACGGTCGACAGCTACTCCACCCCTTCGGTGCTCCTCAACTCCGACGAGATCGACATCTTCGCCGGCGAGATGACCCGTCAGGGCACCAAGACCTCCGGCCACTACCGGAGCATGTGGATGGGTGGCGACATCGGCAACGTCACCAGCGACAAGGAGCGCCACAGCCAGGTCGCTGCGCACACGTACCGCTTCGGGATCCGCCTGGGCGCACAGCCTGACGCGTGCACCAGCCTCTTCAGTGAGGCCAATCGCGGCACCCCGCAGCGGTTCCTGTGGCTGCCCGCCCAGCGCATGGTGCGCCGCGGGCCGGTCTACCCGACCCGCCTCCAGATCGAGACCGTCTACTGGTTCGACGGAAAGCCGTCGATGCTCCCCCAGACCGCCGCCGAGCAGCCGCCGATCTGGATCCGGCCGCCGGCCGCCGCCGCGGACGAGATGGCGCTCGAGGAGTTCCGGTCGGCGACCGCGAACACCCTGAGCCCGGACGGGAGCTACGACTACGACGCCAACGACGATGACGACGGCAGCACCGCCATCGCGCAGCGTCACGCGCTCCTCGGGCAGCTCAAGGTGTCCGTCGCACTCGCGGCCCTCGACGGCCTGAGCGCACCGCAAGACGTCCACTGGTACGCGGCCAAGGCGGTCATGGACGTGCGCGAGCACGTCATCCGCGGGCTGGTCTCCCTCACCCGAACCATGACGGACAAGATCACCCGTGAGCGGGGACGGGATCAGGGCGTGCTGCGCGCGAGCGCCTCTGCGTCCGAGAAGCACGAGACCCGTGAGCGGACTCGCGCCGCTCTCGCGGTGACCTCCGGCGTGGTGGCGAACCTTCGCGCCGGCGGCGCCACGCGCACGACGATCCCCGAGATCATGAAGCTCACCACGGAAGCCGGGGCGACATCGGCGAACCGGGCGTTCCTCTACGAGGCCGTCGCGCAGCTCGTGGCGTGGGGCAGCTTGATCAGTACGCCGGACAAGGACGCCTACATGATCGCCCAGGCGGAACCGGAGGCTGATCGGCCGACGCCGGCCAGCGGACCCCAGCGACCCGGACCTACGCCCGGAGCGCCGCCGCCGACGCTCAGCACCATCGGGGCCTAGCCGCCGCACATGCGCCGACTATTGCGTCTTTCAGACGACGTAATTATCGGCGCATCGTTGTACGCTCAGGGCATGACCAGCTACATCAAGGCACCGTCCATCCGGGAGCTCGCCGAGCCGCTCGCCGGCCTGGACTCCCTGGGAGTTTTCGCCGACCTCGCCGCCGGCCGCTACGCCAGCGGCTTCGAGGCGCGCGGCGCATCCGTCGAGGTCAAGGCCAACCACCCCGATCGAGCGGACGAGATCGACAGGCTGCTGCGCCTGATCGACGCAACGCCGAGCATGTGGGACTGATCCCCGATGGCGACCTTCACTCGAACCCTGCTCGTGCGGCGCTTCGTGCGCGCAGCCGATGACGCAACCGCGCGACACAAGGCGCATCATGGCCTGACGCTCGCCGCGCGCGCGATCGACGAGCCGTACGCCTCCATCGCATCCATCGGCATCGACTCGGTGGGTGCCGCCCCGGTCGATGGCGAGCCCGGCGTGTGGGAGGTGGAGTTCAGCGTTCTCGCGCAGTTGACCAGCTTCGACGCCCTCACCGCGACCGAAGCCGCCGCGCGACTGGTGACGATCGACCCCGGCGCGGCGAACGACGACGTGTACGAGAGCGAGTTCAGTGTCGTCGACGACGGCGTCTCGCGCCTGCCGCTGGCCGGTTAAGCCGACCGGCGAACGGTCAGGCCCCAGCTGCTCGCGTCGTTGTCGCAGCTGCGCTCTCGGTCGTTCGGCTCCCCGAGCTCGGCACGGGCGAGCTCGAGCTCTCGCCGACCCCTTCGCAGTGCTCCATGATCGCGGCCATCGCCTCTCCGCGGTAGCTCTCGTTCGGCTCCGTGTAGCGTCCGGTGAGCAAGCCCGACACGGCCAACGCAGCCGCCGTGAGCTGGTACGGCGACAGGTCCGAACCAGCAGCGAGTCGCACGGCCTGCTTCGTCGCCACG contains:
- a CDS encoding bifunctional DNA primase/polymerase, which gives rise to MPLTPEVDAFAAAAIARMGALGVHLMPLKEGVKAALAKGWPIAPAYTADEALTYVRRGGNLGVNLIASRLIVLDAEDALATAAVAAAGFHPTVYPAKSQAPANPNPAKNKRGGSHTWLRVPADLDPAKIRSDRMGLILVNGGKIDVLANARYAVAPPSRLDEAPGYYYAPVAGGLADPSAPLTDIPEAPRWLFERPEPGQPEAPPSLVSLHGILAPETPYERMERSAASEELTAKIDAVSWDDWLAGDARLTPTGVYDGRCGCPEYYFNGADNNRSATLHDGCELGNGAHVWSGTMRRILGLAGEHFSRLDIAASLASPGTSRREVAARVGIELRSPSAPVGFGASTFEQLAEEADARGDTLTAENHRATAMFAHEAERRAAKHLDVQPLQGETQFTGAAVGADPNYNPFAGHPSAPRNPDDDGGGGGAAADGHAGAGYSPTPHPAAEQVIEYADDETGTIPEAVVVTHTDRHEKRAGSAEAGYVHTYPNVAFEKMPMPGNDELIEYPYPPMPEYVQPPVGAKTSKCDVLPPIVNRASHPYVDKEWIFYATPGLSQVAAAADSRGISRFGLLGSLLPRVVALIPPTVRLVPPDGQVPEGNEPTGAGTSVNLYSVLVGPPSSGKSVTLGAADALVPGVNMVPPGTGEGILKMFPRASNSSAAPGQAGDDVSDGLSTVDSYSTPSVLLNSDEIDIFAGEMTRQGTKTSGHYRSMWMGGDIGNVTSDKERHSQVAAHTYRFGIRLGAQPDACTSLFSEANRGTPQRFLWLPAQRMVRRGPVYPTRLQIETVYWFDGKPSMLPQTAAEQPPIWIRPPAAAADEMALEEFRSATANTLSPDGSYDYDANDDDDGSTAIAQRHALLGQLKVSVALAALDGLSAPQDVHWYAAKAVMDVREHVIRGLVSLTRTMTDKITRERGRDQGVLRASASASEKHETRERTRAALAVTSGVVANLRAGGATRTTIPEIMKLTTEAGATSANRAFLYEAVAQLVAWGSLISTPDKDAYMIAQAEPEADRPTPASGPQRPGPTPGAPPPTLSTIGA